A single window of Pungitius pungitius chromosome 20, fPunPun2.1, whole genome shotgun sequence DNA harbors:
- the LOC119194920 gene encoding tyrosine-protein phosphatase non-receptor type 14-like, translated as MPFRLIMRRTRRYNVLSKNYFVTRIRLLDSNVIECTLSVESTGQECLEAVAQRLELRETHYFGLWFQGKTQAPARRWVELEKPLKKQLDKFGNEPLLFFGVMFYVPSVSRLEQEATRNKGMLPSADKCCWYQYYLQVKKEVLDGRLHCTVEQGIRLAGLAVQADFGDFTQFMSQDFLREYVLFPVNWPNGDEVLEEWTQKVAEEHKSHCRMQTAEAELLYIKEVEKLDGFGQESFPAKDNYTNDIFIGVSFIGVFVKHRNGRSIMLHKWKDIGTIAHNKSAITVEITSRDDTIIFHMEDMEMAKYIARLFTARHKFYKQNKICAEPTHSPVPMRRRPTWTHRLSLPRPQSCNFQSMHSQYGEHYQDTQSSQDSIFHDDPYYKSETSLDRCQVDFPFRNGTAPNGSMYSSPSLSSLNQSQTFVPSSPMSSNLSIPGSELMRPDYIPSHRHSAIIAPSYRPTPEYDAVMRQKRRMPPAHHDLHSQSLRSLNISNACAYRQPEALVYSQPEMRERGPYHGLGPSPGPYGKQISYSKPVSHGPHQGGPASSQGPCHSPCVNGGGGGGGGVGSSISHTVSTPELANTKQQGTNAGSNAATANMLRNHMSRPPPPYPSSAFRPATSTPDLASHRHRCMGGSSPELVTRMVQLSVKTFQPDSSAVVHQSLQEVSEPLTAAAKHRSTLAKRHSMEVISSMRGGGGGLEGIVMKSINPSLHRRNTLREHVMPPQPQSIPQPQLQPPPPSQQLQELPMQRSSKKSPVSPATPAGAAAAAAYQHQKTLSNATMLIHSSESEEEEEEEEERPELDVQIPGLNEDISISAQLQAALAKLPNKPPPEYPGPPRGRSHNHTHHHNHNQGPQGSQGPTDPNQALGRAHKAGQSPSGGGPGCGGVAGAGGTLTRGDQGGVNGAVLGPSISEPDLTSVKERVRKEPVKERPVSEMFSLQDSIVEREIAQRTLERQKMSVDSMKRPLMMAALNGLYVARMPATESPADEGAKAATDERCKTLELKLEEERVFTEYEQVPKKRADCVLTTATLPENTERNRFRDVVPYEENRVELVPNKENNTGYINASHIKVMIRGEEWHYIATQGPLASTCADFWQMVWEQGVNVIAMVTAEEEGGRSKSHRYWPKLGSKHNSATHGKFKVTTKFRTDSGNYATTGLKVKHLLSGQERTVWHLQYTDWPEHGCPEYVQGFLSYLEEIQSVRRHTNSMLDTSKSLNPPVVVHCSAGVGRTGVVILTELMISCLEHNEAVEVPTMLSGLRQQRMLMVQTISQYTFVYQVLIQFLKNSRLI; from the exons AAACAAGGGGATGCTGCCATCTGCGGATAAATGCTGCTG GTATCAGTATTACCTGCAGGTGAAGAAGGAGGTGTTGGACGGACGTCTCCACTGCACAGTGGAGCAGGGGATCCGACTCGCCGGCCTAGCAGTGCAAG ctgACTTTGGAGACTTTACTCAATTCATGTCGCAGGACTTCCTGCGGGAGTATGTGCTCTTCCCAGTG AACTGGCCGAATGGAGACGAGGTTCTCGAAGAGTGGACCCAGAAAGTCGCAGAGGAGCACAAGAGTCACTG TCGAATGCAGACCGCCGAGGCAGAGTTGCTGTACATCAAGGAGGTGGAAAAACTGGACGGCTTCGGGCAGGAGAGCTTTCCTGCAAAG GACAACTACACCAATGATATTTTCATCGGCGTGTCCTTCATTGGGGTGTTTGTCAAACACAGAAATGGCAGATCCATCATGCTCCACAA GTGGAAGGACATTGGTACGATAGCGCACAACAAGTCAGCCATCACAGTGGAGATAACGAGCAGAGACGACACCATCATTTTTCACATG gaggacatgGAAATGGCAAAGTACATCGCTCGTCTTTTCACGGCCAGACACAAATTCTACAAACAGAACAAGATCTGTGCAGA GCCCACTCACTCACCTGTACCAATGAGGAGGAGACCCACTTGGACCCACCGCCTGTCTCTG CCGCGGCCCCAGTCCTGTAATTTCCAGTCAATGCATTCCCAGTATGGAGAGCATTATCAGGACACACAGAGCTCCCAAG acaGCATCTTCCACGATGACCCCTACTACAAGTCGGAGACGAGTCTGGACCGCTGCCAGGTGGACTTTCCCTTCCGTAACGGCACGGCGCCCAACGGCAGCATGTACAGCAGCCCCAGCCTGAGCTCGCTCAATCAGTCCCAGACTTTCGTCCCCTCGTCCCCCATGTCCTCTAACCTCAGCATCCCCGGCAGCGAGCTCATGCGCCCCGACTACATCCCCAGCCACCGGCACAGCGCCATCATCGCTCCGTCCTACCGGCCCACGCCCGAGTACGACGCCGTCATGCGGCAGAAGCGGCGCATGCCCCCTGCCCACCATGACCTCCACAGCCAATCGCTGCGCAGTCTGAACATCAGCAACGCGTGTGCTTACCGGCAGCCCGAGGCTCTGGTGTACAGCCAGCcggagatgagagagaggggccCCTATCATGGGCTGGGGCCGAGCCCGGGACCTTATGGCAAACAG ATCAGCTACAGTAAGCCAGTGTCCCACGGCCCTCATCAGGGGGGACCCGCCAGCAGCCAGGGCCCGTGTCATTCCCCTTGTGTTAACGGAGGCGGAGGCGGGGGCGGTGGCGTAGGAAGCTCCATCTCTCACACGGTCAGCACGCCTGAGCTGGCGAACACCAAACAGCAGGGGACCAACGCGGGAAGCAACGCAGCCACGGCTAACATGCTGAGAAACCACATGTCGCGGCCTCCTCCACCTTACCCCTCCAGCGCCTTCCGCCCCGCCACCAGCACGCCGGATCTGGCCAGCCACCGCCACCGCTGCATGGGGGGCAGCAGTCCAGAGCTGGTCACCCGCATGGTGCAGCTGTCGGTCAAGACCTTCCAGCCGGACAGCTCGGCCGTGGTGCACCAGTCCCTTCAGGAGGTTAGTGAACCGCTGACAGCGGCCGCAAAGCACCGCTCCACCCTGGCTAAGAGACACAGCATGGAGGTGATCAGCAgcatgagaggaggaggaggaggtcttgAGGGCATTGTGATGAAGAGCATAAATCCCAGCCTTCACCGGAGGAATACTCTCAGAGAACATGTAATGCCTCCTCAGCCTCAGTCCATTCCTCAGCCACAGCTCCAGCCTCCACCACCATCTCAGCAGCTACAGGAGTTGCCCATGCAGAGGAGTTCCAAGAAATCCCCTGTGTCTCCTGCAACACCagccggggcggcggcggcggcggcctatCAGCATCAAAAGACGCTCTCCAACGCTACCATGCTCATACACAGTAGTgagagtgaagaggaggaggaggaggaagaggagagacctGAGCTGGATGTTCAAATCCCGGGTCTCAACGAGGACATCAGCATCAGTGCTCAGCTCCAGGCTGCTCTGGCCAAGCTGCCTAACAAACCCCCGCCAGAGTACCCTGGTCCTCCCAGGGGGAGGAGTCACAACCACACTCACCACCACAACCACAATCAAGGGCCGCAGGGCAGCCAGGGGCCGACGGACCCCAACCAGGCCCTGGGCAGAGCGCACAAGGCCGGGCAGAGCCCGAGTGGCGGCGGGCCTGGATGTGGTGGTGTTGCAGGTGCTGGTGGGACACTGACCCGAGGGGACCAGGGTGGGGTGAATGGGGCGGTTTTAGGTCCGTCCATTTCTGAGCCGGACCTGACCAGCGTGAAGGAGCGAGTAAGGAAGGAGCCGGTCAAAGAGAGGCCTGTGTCGGAGATGTTCTCCCTACAGGACAGCATAGTGGAGCGGGAAATAGCTCAGAGG ACGCTGGAGAGGCAGAAGATGTCCGTGGACTCCATGAAGAGGCCGCTGATGATGGCCGCGCTCAACGGCCTCTACGTGGCCCGAATGCCCGCCACCGAGAGTCCTGCAGACGAAGGGGCCAAGGCTGCCACCGACGAACGG tgTAAGACCTTGGAGTTGAAGCTGGAAGAGGAGCGGGTCTTCACAGAGTACGAGCAGGTGCCCAAGAAGAGGGCCGACTGTGTTCTCACCACGGCGACGCTGCCCGAAAACACAGAGCGCAACCGGTTCCGCGACGTCGTTCCCTACGAAGAGAACCGGGTCGAGCTCGTGCCGAATAAAGAGAACAACACGGGCTACATCAATGCCTCGCATATCAAG gTGATGATCAGAGGGGAGGAGTGGCACTACATCGCCACCCAGGGTCCGCTAGCCAGCACCTGTGCCGATTTTTGGCAGATGGTCTGGGAGCAAGGCGTCAACgtcatcgccatggttactgCCGAGGAG GAGGGCGGCCGGTCCAAGAGTCACCGCTACTGGCCCAAACTcggctccaaacacaactcagCCACTCACGGCAAGTTTAAGGTGACCACCAAGTTCCGCACTGACTCGGGCAACTACGCCACCACggggttaaaggtcaaacaCTTGCTGTCTGGCCAGGAGAGGACCGTCTGGCACCTGCAGTACACCGACTGGCCTGAGCACGGCTGTCCCGAATATGTCCAGGGATTCCTAT CCTACCTGGAGGAGATCCAGTCTGTAAGGAGACACACCAACTCCATGCTGGACACCTCAAAGAGCCTCAATCCTCCCGTGGTGGTTCACTGTAGTGCCGGGGTGGGTCGCACCGGGGTGGTCATCCTCACCGAGCTCATGATAAGCTGCCTGGAACACAACGAG GCCGTGGAGGTTCCCACCATGTTGTCAGGGCTGAGGCAGCAGCGGATGCTGATGGTGCAGACCATTTCCCAGTACACGTTTGTCTACCAGGTCCTCATTCAGTTTCTCAAGAACTCCCGCCTCATCTGA
- the LOC119194921 gene encoding N-lysine methyltransferase SMYD2-like — MTGGIAGVERFDSPGKGRGLRVTRAFGVGELVLCSPAYSFVLSGEERGSRCEFCFSKKEKLARCGKCKKAFYCNAKCQKGDWAMHKLECSAMIAFKENWSPSEISRLVARILAKKRTQKERCVSEKILLIDEIQSHVEDVDNEKRERNEAEVAGLHRFFSKHLDFPDHKDLLALISQVACNGFTIEDDELSHLGTALYPDVALINHSCLPSVIVTYNGTSAEVRAVRSMKPGDEVLISYIDLLYPADDRNNRLRESYYFTCDCQDCKAKSSDKVKLGVRKRSDPVEPQAVGNMVRYARKTIREFRAVKHIKTPGELLEMCEQSLEEMGSVFDDANVYMVHVMYQAMGVCLYMEDPEGALGYGEKIIKHYSKFYPPFSLNVSSMYLKLGRLYMGLERHSAGVSSFKKAMAIMEVAHGKDHFYLTELRKEMAQK, encoded by the exons ATGACGGGCGGCATCGCGGGGGTCGAGAGGTTCGACAGTCCGGGCAAAGGACGCGGTCTCCGCGTCACCAGAGCCTTTGGGGTCGGGGAGCTGGTGCTCTGCAGCCCGGCCTATTCGTTTGTGCTgtcgggagaggagaggggctcCCGCTGTGAGTTCTGCTTCTCCAA GAAAGAGAAGTTGGCAAGATGTGGGAAGTGCAAGAAAGCCTTCTACTGCAATGCAAAATGTCAG aaaGGGGACTGGGCCATGCACAAGCTGGAGTGCTCTGCCATGATTGCATTCAAGGAGAACTGGAGCCCGTCAGAGATATCGCGCCTGGTGGCCCGGATCCTCGCCAAGAAG AGAACGCAGAAAGAAAGATGTGTTTCTGAGAAGATCTTGCTCATAGATGAGATCCAATCAC ACGTGGAGGACGTAGAcaatgagaaaagagagaggaacGAGGCAGAGGTCGCCGGACTGCATCGTTTTTTCTCCAAACATTTGGACTTTCCTGACCACAAAGACCTTCTCGCACTCATCTCGCAG GTGGCCTGTAATGGTTTCACTATAGAGGATGATGAACTGTCTCACCTGGGTACCGCCCTCTACCCAGA CGTGGCACTGATAAACCACAGCTGCCTTCCCAGCGTCATAGTCACTTACAACGGGACGTCGGCGGAGGTTCGGGCGGTGCGGAGCATGAAGCCCGGAGATGAA GTGCTCATCAGCTACATAGACCTCCTCTATCCAGCAGACGACCGCAACAACAGGCTGAGAGAGTCCTACTACTTCACCTGCGACTGCCAGGACTGCAAAGCCAAGTCCAGC GACAAGGTCAAGTTGGGAGTGCGTAAGCGGAGCGACCCGGTGGAGCCACAGGCCGTCGGCAACATGGTGCGGTACGCCAGGAAAACCATCAGAGAGTTCCGGGCTGTCAAGCACATAAAGA CCCCTGGCGAGTTGCTGGAGATGTGTGAACAGAGCCTGGAGGAGATGGGCTCCGTGTTTGACGACGCCAACGTCTACATGGTCCACGTGATGTACCAGGCCATGGGGGTTTGTCTCTACATGGAGGACCCAGAAGGAGCTCTCGGATACGGCGAGAAGATCATCAAGCATTACAG CAAGTTCTACCCGCCCTTCTCTCTGAACGTGTCCTCCATGTATCTGAAGCTGGGCCGGCTGTACATGGGCCTCGAGAGGCACTCGGCGGGTGTCAGCTCTTTCAAGAAG gccatggccATCATGGAGGTGGCTCATGGGAAGGATCACTTCTACTTGACAGAGTTGCGCAAAGAGATGGCACAAAAATGA